The following coding sequences are from one Nicotiana tomentosiformis chromosome 3, ASM39032v3, whole genome shotgun sequence window:
- the LOC104086949 gene encoding uncharacterized protein isoform X3, with protein MSIEPFNRLVKLAARAFYDDITTKGDNQPKSGRSDNRGIAVVILDALTRRQWVREEDLAKDLKLHTKQLRRTLRFFEEEKLITRDHRKEGAKGAKVYNAAVAATVDVLQNGKEGDDKIKMHTHSYCCLDYSQIFDVVRYRLHRMKKKLRDELDNKNTVQEYICPNCGKRYTALDALRLVSPEDEYFHCESCNGELVAESDKLSSQGTVDGDDKDRRRRREKLEDMLHRMEAQLKPLMDQLNRVKDLPAPEFGSLQAWEVRANAVARGANGDNANDPSKSGQGFGGTPMPFVGETKVEVAFSGLEEKGDIKSEISATPMKVLPPWMIKEGMNLTKEQRGEVKQESNMEGSSAAAGSSDDKKSIETEDVKNIKDEYVKAYYEALFKRQREQEEAAKSLQETSTTDGVDNTFTERQVGMKAKREEEDEGEDIEWEEAPLADASGDDNDEEDDIDWEEG; from the exons ATGAGCATTGAACCATTTAATCG ATTGGTGAAACTTGCGGCTAGAGCTTTTTACGATGACATTACGACTAAAGGCGACAATCAGCCCAAATCCGGCAGAAGTGACAATCGAGGAATTGCGGTGGTTATTTTAGACGCACTCACAAG GCGGCAATGGGTGAGGGAAGAAGACTTGGCAAAGGATTTGAAGTTGCACACAAAGCAACTCCGGCGCACCTTGCGTTTCTTTGAAGAAGAAAAGCTCATCACACGGGATCATAGGAAAGAG GGAGCAAAAGGTGCAAAAGTATACAATGCTGCAGTTGCAGCTACTGTTGATGTCCTGCAGAATGGGAAAGAAGGAGATGACAAAATAAAGATGCATACTCATTCTTATTGCTGCCTGGACTATTCTCAG ATATTTGATGTCGTGAGGTACAGACTACACCGAATGAAGAAAAAGTTAAGAGATGAGCTGGATAACAAAAACACAGTGCAGGAGTATATATGTCCCAATTGTGGGAAAAG ATATACCGCGTTGGATGCATTGCGGTTGGTGTCCCCTGAGGACGAGTACTTCCACTGCGAAAGTTGCAACGGGGAACTAGTGGCAGAGAGCGACAAGTTATCCTCTCAAGGGACTGTAGATGGGGATGATAAGGATAGGAGACGGCGTCGCGAAAAATTGGAAGACATGCTTCATAGGATGGAG GCACAACTCAAACCGTTGATGGATCAACTTAACAGAGTAAAAGATTTACCTGCTCCCGAGTTTGGAAGCCTTCAAGCATGGGAAGTGCGAGCCAATGCTGTGGCCCGAGGTGCAAATGGAGATAATGCAAATGACCCTTCAAAGTCAGGACAAGGATTTGGTGGAACACCTATGCCTTTTGTTGGAGAGACGAAG GTTGAAGTTGCTTTCTCTGGTCTTGAAGAAAAAGGAGATATCAAATCTGAGATTTCAGCTACACCAATGAAAGTTTTGCCTCCATGGATGATAAAGGAGGGAATGAATCTTACAAAGGAGCAGCGTGGAGAGGTCAAGCAAGAGTCCAATATGGAGGGTAGTTCTGCTGCAGCGGGGTCATCTGATGACAAGAAGTCCATAGAAACTGAGGACGTGAAAAATATAAAG GATGAATATGTTAAGGCATATTACGAGGCTCTATTCAAGCGACAAAGAGAGCAAGAAGAAGCTGCCAAAAGTTTACAGGAAACATCAACTACAGATGGAGTGGATAACACCTTTACTGAGCGCCAAGTCGGCATGAAAGCCAAACGTGAAGAGGAGGATGAAGGAGAGGATATTGAATGGGAGGAGGCCCCACTTGCAG ATGCTTCAGGAGATGACAACGATGAGGAAGATGACATAGACTGGGAGGAAGGTTGA
- the LOC104086949 gene encoding uncharacterized protein isoform X2 produces MSIEPFNRLVKLAARAFYDDITTKGDNQPKSGRSDNRGIAVVILDALTRRQWVREEDLAKDLKLHTKQLRRTLRFFEEEKLITRDHRKEGAKGAKVYNAAVAATVDVLQNGKEGDDKIKMHTHSYCCLDYSQIFDVVRYRLHRMKKKLRDELDNKNTVQEYICPNCGKRYTALDALRLVSPEDEYFHCESCNGELVAESDKLSSQGTVDGDDKDRRRRREKLEDMLHRMEAQLKPLMDQLNRVKDLPAPEFGSLQAWEVRANAVARGANGDNANDPSKSGQGFGGTPMPFVGETKVEVAFSGLEEKGDIKSEISATPMKVLPPWMIKEGMNLTKEQRGEVKQESNMEGSSAAAGSSDDKKSIETEDVKNIKDEYVKAYYEALFKRQREQEEAAKSLQETSTTDGVDNTFTERQVGMKAKREEEDEGEDIEWEEAPLAGNNTTGNFKVSDLNVQADASGDDNDEEDDIDWEEG; encoded by the exons ATGAGCATTGAACCATTTAATCG ATTGGTGAAACTTGCGGCTAGAGCTTTTTACGATGACATTACGACTAAAGGCGACAATCAGCCCAAATCCGGCAGAAGTGACAATCGAGGAATTGCGGTGGTTATTTTAGACGCACTCACAAG GCGGCAATGGGTGAGGGAAGAAGACTTGGCAAAGGATTTGAAGTTGCACACAAAGCAACTCCGGCGCACCTTGCGTTTCTTTGAAGAAGAAAAGCTCATCACACGGGATCATAGGAAAGAG GGAGCAAAAGGTGCAAAAGTATACAATGCTGCAGTTGCAGCTACTGTTGATGTCCTGCAGAATGGGAAAGAAGGAGATGACAAAATAAAGATGCATACTCATTCTTATTGCTGCCTGGACTATTCTCAG ATATTTGATGTCGTGAGGTACAGACTACACCGAATGAAGAAAAAGTTAAGAGATGAGCTGGATAACAAAAACACAGTGCAGGAGTATATATGTCCCAATTGTGGGAAAAG ATATACCGCGTTGGATGCATTGCGGTTGGTGTCCCCTGAGGACGAGTACTTCCACTGCGAAAGTTGCAACGGGGAACTAGTGGCAGAGAGCGACAAGTTATCCTCTCAAGGGACTGTAGATGGGGATGATAAGGATAGGAGACGGCGTCGCGAAAAATTGGAAGACATGCTTCATAGGATGGAG GCACAACTCAAACCGTTGATGGATCAACTTAACAGAGTAAAAGATTTACCTGCTCCCGAGTTTGGAAGCCTTCAAGCATGGGAAGTGCGAGCCAATGCTGTGGCCCGAGGTGCAAATGGAGATAATGCAAATGACCCTTCAAAGTCAGGACAAGGATTTGGTGGAACACCTATGCCTTTTGTTGGAGAGACGAAG GTTGAAGTTGCTTTCTCTGGTCTTGAAGAAAAAGGAGATATCAAATCTGAGATTTCAGCTACACCAATGAAAGTTTTGCCTCCATGGATGATAAAGGAGGGAATGAATCTTACAAAGGAGCAGCGTGGAGAGGTCAAGCAAGAGTCCAATATGGAGGGTAGTTCTGCTGCAGCGGGGTCATCTGATGACAAGAAGTCCATAGAAACTGAGGACGTGAAAAATATAAAG GATGAATATGTTAAGGCATATTACGAGGCTCTATTCAAGCGACAAAGAGAGCAAGAAGAAGCTGCCAAAAGTTTACAGGAAACATCAACTACAGATGGAGTGGATAACACCTTTACTGAGCGCCAAGTCGGCATGAAAGCCAAACGTGAAGAGGAGGATGAAGGAGAGGATATTGAATGGGAGGAGGCCCCACTTGCAG GTAATAATACAACTGGAAATTTCAAGGTTAGCGACTTGAATGTCCAAGCAGATGCTTCAGGAGATGACAACGATGAGGAAGATGACATAGACTGGGAGGAAGGTTGA
- the LOC104086949 gene encoding uncharacterized protein isoform X1, with protein MSIEPFNRLVKLAARAFYDDITTKGDNQPKSGRSDNRGIAVVILDALTRRQWVREEDLAKDLKLHTKQLRRTLRFFEEEKLITRDHRKEGAKGAKVYNAAVAATVDVLQNGKEGDDKIKMHTHSYCCLDYSQIFDVVRYRLHRMKKKLRDELDNKNTVQEYICPNCGKRYTALDALRLVSPEDEYFHCESCNGELVAESDKLSSQGTVDGDDKDRRRRREKLEDMLHRMEAQLKPLMDQLNRVKDLPAPEFGSLQAWEVRANAVARGANGDNANDPSKSGQGFGGTPMPFVGETKVEVAFSGLEEKGDIKSEISATPMKVLPPWMIKEGMNLTKEQRGEVKQESNMEGSSAAAGSSDDKKSIETEDVKNIKDEYVKAYYEALFKRQREQEEAAKSLQETSTTDGVDNTFTERQVGMKAKREEEDEGEDIEWEEAPLAGKFIVFIYFSLFSKTLKMEEQVIEVCYIKLLACYIMNSLLTLYVDCANPFFES; from the exons ATGAGCATTGAACCATTTAATCG ATTGGTGAAACTTGCGGCTAGAGCTTTTTACGATGACATTACGACTAAAGGCGACAATCAGCCCAAATCCGGCAGAAGTGACAATCGAGGAATTGCGGTGGTTATTTTAGACGCACTCACAAG GCGGCAATGGGTGAGGGAAGAAGACTTGGCAAAGGATTTGAAGTTGCACACAAAGCAACTCCGGCGCACCTTGCGTTTCTTTGAAGAAGAAAAGCTCATCACACGGGATCATAGGAAAGAG GGAGCAAAAGGTGCAAAAGTATACAATGCTGCAGTTGCAGCTACTGTTGATGTCCTGCAGAATGGGAAAGAAGGAGATGACAAAATAAAGATGCATACTCATTCTTATTGCTGCCTGGACTATTCTCAG ATATTTGATGTCGTGAGGTACAGACTACACCGAATGAAGAAAAAGTTAAGAGATGAGCTGGATAACAAAAACACAGTGCAGGAGTATATATGTCCCAATTGTGGGAAAAG ATATACCGCGTTGGATGCATTGCGGTTGGTGTCCCCTGAGGACGAGTACTTCCACTGCGAAAGTTGCAACGGGGAACTAGTGGCAGAGAGCGACAAGTTATCCTCTCAAGGGACTGTAGATGGGGATGATAAGGATAGGAGACGGCGTCGCGAAAAATTGGAAGACATGCTTCATAGGATGGAG GCACAACTCAAACCGTTGATGGATCAACTTAACAGAGTAAAAGATTTACCTGCTCCCGAGTTTGGAAGCCTTCAAGCATGGGAAGTGCGAGCCAATGCTGTGGCCCGAGGTGCAAATGGAGATAATGCAAATGACCCTTCAAAGTCAGGACAAGGATTTGGTGGAACACCTATGCCTTTTGTTGGAGAGACGAAG GTTGAAGTTGCTTTCTCTGGTCTTGAAGAAAAAGGAGATATCAAATCTGAGATTTCAGCTACACCAATGAAAGTTTTGCCTCCATGGATGATAAAGGAGGGAATGAATCTTACAAAGGAGCAGCGTGGAGAGGTCAAGCAAGAGTCCAATATGGAGGGTAGTTCTGCTGCAGCGGGGTCATCTGATGACAAGAAGTCCATAGAAACTGAGGACGTGAAAAATATAAAG GATGAATATGTTAAGGCATATTACGAGGCTCTATTCAAGCGACAAAGAGAGCAAGAAGAAGCTGCCAAAAGTTTACAGGAAACATCAACTACAGATGGAGTGGATAACACCTTTACTGAGCGCCAAGTCGGCATGAAAGCCAAACGTGAAGAGGAGGATGAAGGAGAGGATATTGAATGGGAGGAGGCCCCACTTGCAGGTAAATTTATAGTGTTCATATACTTCAGTCTCTTTTCAAAGACATTGAAAATGGAGGAGCAA GTGATTGAAGTTTGTTATATAAAGTTATTAGCATGCTACATCATGAATTCACTCCTTACCTTATATGTTGATTGTGCAAATCCATTTTTTGAGTCTTAA
- the LOC138908590 gene encoding uncharacterized protein has product MKLSSENIRTRRKPSSRGHPRFVGVRQRPSGRWVAEIKDSLQKVRLWLGTFDTAEDAARAYDQAARTLRGANARTNFELPESDSHRGTNFENAEPFNFEEACRTEEPENGLVGALKAKLFNSKSSRSFIQAYASNSTSKAAIKPSVSSLENKTTLSQTGQAVTLARGLMCNNVEAEKLPKRDITHVNNVGQGKNYSDTLFRGNQNLDYISLMSSDHQPVISSQLWQNNQYNSGTNSATMWANEQGRFPWGEPQMSRGHDEVLFSTTTNNNINIGIFGGGNSTTCTWPMSVSVLGTSEPTVDLSTFGEVDFLNAPVMMPHMNNGLTQAASVPTEQQMIFENGLWSAGESAAWDPFLLSSVLG; this is encoded by the coding sequence ATGAAACTATCTAGTGAAAACATCAGAACCAGAAGAAAACCATCATCAAGAGGACATCCAAGATTCGTTGGCGTTCGCCAAAGGCCATCGGGTAGATGGGTTGCTGAGATCAAAGATTCTTTGCAAAAAGTAAGACTTTGGCTTGGAACATTTGACACTGCTGAGGATGCTGCACGGGCTTATGATCAAGCCGCTCGGACATTAAGAGGGGCTAATGCCCGCACAAATTTTGAACTACCCGAATCTGATTCTCACCGAGGTACAAATTTTGAAAATGCTGAGCCTTTTAATTTTGAAGAAGCTTGTAGAACAGAAGAACCTGAgaatggacttgttggtgcactTAAGGCTAAATTATTTAACAGTAAGAGTTCAAGATCTTTCATTCAAGCATATGCTTCTAATTCCACTTCCAAAGCAGCAATTAAACCATCAGTTTCCTCACTTGAAAACAAGACAACATTGTCACAAACAGGACAAGCTGTCACGTTAGCCAGAGGATTAATGTGCAATAACGTGGAAGCTGAGAAATTACCTAAACGAGATATTACACATGTAAATAATGTTGGACAAGGTAAGAATTACTCTGATACTTTATTCCGGGGAAATCAGAATCTTGATTACATTAGCCTCATGAGTAGCGATCATCAGCCCGTGATCTCATCACAATTATGGCAAAATAACCAGTACAATAGTGGAACAAATTCAGCAACAATGTGGGCTAATGAGCAAGGAAGATTTCCTTGGGGAGAACCACAAATGAGTCGCGGTCACGACGAGGTTTTATTTAGTACAACTACAAATAATAACATTAACATCGGCATTTTTGGTGGTGGTAATAGTACTACTTGTACATGGCCAATGTCAGTTTCAGTATTAGGGACAAGTGAACCAACGGTTGATTTGTCTACATTTGGGGAAGTAGATTTTCTAAATGCGCCAGTAATGATGCCCCATATGAATAATGGATTAACACAGGCAGCTTCAGTTCCAACTGAACAACAGATGATATTTGAAAATGGACTATGGAGTGCTGGTGAAAGTGCAGCCTGGGATCCTTTTCTCTTATCGTCTGTTCTTGGATAA